One window of Terriglobia bacterium genomic DNA carries:
- the ilvA gene encoding threonine ammonia-lyase, with the protein MLQQTTKDGTPNLLIPALQQTCGVTLNEIRLAAARIREAIPPSPCTVSRALSELVSGTVFLKLENLQRTGSYKERGALNRLLALTAAERGQALVTASAGNHAQAVAYHAARLGLKAEIWMPLTTPLIKVSATRAWGTEVVLEGTNFDDTFAAALDRCRQAGAVFIHPFDDERVMAGQGTLALELMDQISNLDAVVVPVGGGGLIAGIAVALKETNPAIQVIGVQTALLPSMLEAVKHGKPVNLAGKSTIADGIAVRSAGEKTLPIVARLVDDLVLVDEEEIAAAVLLLLEREKTLAEGAGAVAVAALMHGKLSLSGKRVAAIVSGGNMDVTLLSRIIERGLVKDGRLVRLRIPLPDHPGALHRLTEVIARNRVNIVETSYHRAFHGAKLSHTVIDLTMETRGHEHCDQLIRGLAESGYEHERVV; encoded by the coding sequence ATGCTGCAACAAACCACAAAAGACGGCACGCCGAATCTCTTGATCCCGGCCCTTCAACAGACCTGCGGTGTCACGCTGAACGAGATTCGCTTGGCGGCGGCCCGGATTCGTGAAGCGATCCCGCCTTCGCCCTGTACGGTGTCGCGCGCGCTTTCGGAGCTGGTGAGCGGCACCGTTTTTCTGAAGCTCGAAAATCTGCAACGCACCGGCTCCTACAAAGAACGTGGCGCGCTCAACCGTCTGCTCGCGCTCACCGCTGCCGAGCGCGGACAGGCTCTGGTGACGGCTTCGGCCGGCAATCATGCCCAGGCGGTCGCCTACCATGCTGCACGGCTGGGCCTCAAGGCAGAGATCTGGATGCCGCTCACCACGCCGCTTATCAAGGTATCGGCTACACGTGCCTGGGGCACCGAAGTGGTGCTGGAAGGCACTAATTTTGACGATACCTTCGCCGCCGCTCTCGACCGTTGCCGTCAAGCCGGAGCTGTCTTTATTCATCCTTTTGACGACGAACGAGTCATGGCCGGCCAGGGAACCCTGGCTCTGGAGCTGATGGATCAAATCTCGAACCTCGACGCGGTCGTTGTTCCTGTTGGTGGCGGAGGGCTGATTGCAGGCATCGCTGTGGCGCTGAAGGAAACCAATCCTGCGATTCAAGTGATCGGCGTGCAGACGGCCCTGCTGCCCTCGATGCTGGAGGCGGTCAAGCATGGCAAGCCTGTCAATTTGGCCGGTAAATCGACCATCGCAGACGGCATTGCGGTTCGATCGGCAGGCGAGAAGACCCTGCCGATTGTCGCCCGCCTGGTCGACGACTTGGTGCTGGTGGACGAAGAAGAGATCGCTGCCGCCGTGCTGCTGCTGCTGGAACGTGAAAAGACGCTGGCAGAAGGCGCCGGCGCAGTTGCGGTGGCAGCGCTAATGCATGGCAAGCTATCCCTCAGCGGCAAGCGCGTAGCCGCCATCGTCTCCGGCGGCAACATGGACGTCACCTTGCTTTCCCGTATTATTGAGCGCGGCTTGGTCAAAGACGGGCGGCTTGTCCGGCTCAGAATTCCCCTGCCCGATCATCCCGGCGCGCTGCACCGATTGACCGAGGTCATCGCTCGCAACCGCGTCAACATCGTCGAGACCAGCTACCACCGCGCCTTTCATGGCGCCAAGCTCAGCCATACGGTGATCGACCTGACCATGGAAACACGCGGCCATGAACACTGCGACCAACTGATCCGCGGACTCGCGGAATCAGGCTACGAACACGAGCGCGTCGTCTGA